In a genomic window of Flavobacteriales bacterium:
- a CDS encoding PD40 domain-containing protein, with translation MERKLSTLIAVSIAAGAFAQAGYKRPHNQMLDEAKAHLAAEDYGEAARLYKKLLPVDTAFVEVYYEYGVCLANLPGQRDKSVPHLERAVRGGHTEAHHELALQRHRQQRFDEAADLLHRYKQLNYRMVKDTEVERLITMASTAKDLVKRPIEIDIRNMGALINSPQHDYCPLVTANGNTLYFTSRREGTTGNLKDPTGQWLEDIYVAKRIDEVWTNAVNAGAPLNTNTHDATVGLAPDGSSMIVYHTSQDLVAGDLFETRLHAGKWQAPVLMTAQINSKHHEPSASIAPGGDEIYFTSDRPGGFGGRDLYRIRRLPTGEWSLPLNLGPQINTAFDEDAPFMHSDGITLFFSSKGHGTMGGYDIFKATLTDPDMNGWGLPENMGYPLNTVNDDIYFCLSEDGYTGYFSSERPGGLGMQDIYQAVFPGSQLNYVVARGVVADANDEPLKARLLVTDEMGDEVVGVFNTNEATGRYIMVLDPGQKYNLSVDAPGYAIHRAVITAKPTDIDGREMALDIQLERDASVQRMK, from the coding sequence ATGGAACGCAAACTCTCCACGCTCATCGCCGTATCGATCGCCGCTGGCGCTTTCGCTCAAGCGGGCTACAAGCGGCCGCACAACCAGATGCTTGATGAAGCCAAGGCGCACTTGGCCGCTGAGGACTATGGCGAGGCCGCACGTTTGTACAAGAAGCTGCTCCCAGTCGATACCGCCTTCGTGGAGGTGTACTACGAGTATGGCGTTTGCCTGGCGAATCTGCCTGGCCAGCGGGACAAATCGGTGCCGCATTTGGAGCGTGCCGTGCGCGGCGGTCATACTGAAGCGCATCATGAATTGGCCTTGCAGCGCCATCGCCAGCAACGCTTCGATGAAGCCGCCGATCTCTTGCATCGCTACAAGCAGCTCAATTACCGCATGGTGAAGGACACGGAAGTCGAACGCCTGATCACCATGGCTTCAACCGCGAAGGATCTGGTGAAGCGGCCCATCGAGATCGACATACGCAACATGGGCGCCTTGATCAATTCCCCTCAGCACGACTACTGCCCTTTAGTGACAGCCAATGGCAATACGCTCTATTTCACGAGCCGCCGCGAAGGCACAACGGGCAACCTGAAGGACCCTACGGGTCAGTGGCTGGAGGACATCTATGTGGCGAAGCGCATCGACGAGGTGTGGACCAACGCAGTGAACGCAGGCGCTCCGCTCAATACCAATACGCACGATGCTACTGTGGGCCTCGCCCCCGATGGGAGCAGCATGATCGTCTATCATACCAGCCAGGACCTCGTTGCAGGTGATCTCTTCGAAACGCGCTTGCACGCAGGCAAATGGCAGGCTCCGGTGCTCATGACGGCTCAGATCAACAGCAAGCACCACGAGCCTAGCGCCAGTATCGCGCCAGGCGGAGATGAGATCTATTTCACCAGTGACCGTCCGGGCGGATTCGGCGGCCGCGACCTATACCGCATCCGTCGCCTGCCCACCGGCGAATGGAGCCTTCCGCTCAACCTGGGCCCGCAGATCAACACCGCCTTCGACGAGGACGCTCCTTTCATGCACAGCGATGGCATCACGCTGTTCTTCAGCAGCAAAGGCCATGGCACCATGGGAGGCTATGACATCTTCAAGGCTACCCTCACGGATCCTGACATGAACGGTTGGGGCCTGCCCGAGAACATGGGCTATCCCCTGAACACCGTTAACGATGACATCTACTTCTGCCTGAGCGAGGATGGATACACGGGCTATTTCAGCAGCGAGCGTCCCGGCGGCTTGGGCATGCAGGACATCTACCAGGCCGTTTTCCCAGGCAGTCAGCTGAATTACGTGGTGGCCCGTGGCGTAGTTGCTGATGCGAATGATGAGCCATTGAAGGCGCGCCTCCTGGTCACCGATGAAATGGGTGACGAGGTGGTGGGCGTGTTCAATACCAACGAGGCCACTGGCCGCTACATCATGGTTCTCGACCCTGGTCAGAAATACAACCTGAGCGTGGATGCACCCGGTTACGCCATTCACCGCGCGGTGATCACGGCCAAGCCTACTGACATCGACGGCCGCGAAATGGCGCTCGATATCCAATTGGAGCGCGACGCATCGGTGCAGCGGATGAAGTAA
- a CDS encoding PorP/SprF family type IX secretion system membrane protein, translating into MNGLRTRATLSGLLAAIALTAQDAQFSQFYAIPTFVSPAFAGTGLQTRMGLAVRDQWPAFPGAFVSSNFAVDHYMPGVNSGVGLLVSHDRAGSGALRYSSVTGQYAYEIELKRKVFLRPALQIGWANHAVDYSKLVFGDQLARGGSVGTYEYLNGASVNYADFGGGLLYFTPKYWLGTAFHHLNRPNQSLLGNETRMPIKFSMHGGWRTTFRTPIIKEHPQSLVLAFNYRAQAKYDQLDIGGYFERAPFYAGLWYRGIPLLKRYAPGYANRDALAFLGGVIVNDLRIGYSYDLTVSRLAGQSGGAHEITLGYEMASRGRKRSMSRRRVVPCAKF; encoded by the coding sequence ATGAATGGGCTGCGCACGAGAGCAACGCTGTCCGGGCTGCTTGCGGCGATTGCGCTGACGGCCCAGGATGCGCAGTTCTCTCAGTTCTACGCGATTCCGACTTTCGTGAGCCCGGCATTCGCCGGCACCGGCCTTCAAACGCGCATGGGCCTTGCGGTGCGCGACCAATGGCCTGCATTCCCGGGCGCTTTCGTCAGCAGCAACTTCGCGGTCGACCATTACATGCCCGGTGTGAATAGCGGTGTCGGCCTGCTGGTCTCGCACGATAGGGCAGGCAGCGGGGCCTTGCGTTACAGCAGCGTCACCGGGCAATACGCCTATGAGATCGAACTGAAGCGGAAGGTCTTCCTGAGGCCCGCCCTGCAGATCGGCTGGGCCAACCATGCCGTCGATTACTCGAAGCTCGTCTTCGGTGACCAGCTCGCGCGAGGCGGGAGCGTGGGAACTTACGAGTACCTCAATGGCGCCAGCGTCAACTACGCTGATTTCGGCGGAGGGCTGCTCTATTTCACGCCGAAGTATTGGCTGGGCACTGCTTTCCATCACCTCAACCGCCCGAACCAGTCGCTGCTCGGCAATGAGACGCGCATGCCCATCAAGTTCAGCATGCACGGCGGATGGCGAACCACTTTCCGCACCCCCATCATCAAGGAGCACCCGCAGAGCCTCGTGCTCGCCTTCAACTACAGGGCTCAAGCGAAGTATGACCAGCTCGACATCGGCGGCTATTTCGAGAGGGCTCCGTTCTATGCGGGCCTTTGGTACCGGGGTATCCCGCTGCTGAAGCGCTATGCACCCGGGTATGCCAACCGTGATGCGCTGGCTTTCCTAGGCGGTGTCATCGTGAATGACCTGCGTATCGGATACAGCTACGACCTCACCGTTTCCCGCTTAGCTGGACAGAGCGGCGGCGCGCATGAGATCACCTTGGGATACGAGATGGCCTCGCGCGGACGGAAGCGCAGCATGAGCCGGCGGCGCGTGGTGCCATGCGCGAAGTTCTAG
- a CDS encoding DUF4190 domain-containing protein, whose translation MRTVMLFSVLLLMACSGSRSTVQERRIQHRRHSNGWHIDLDARRREPRTRIRDLESRHANLPVLAPTVEERAPITAAATPAPPFTATLADQRAIKEAVRRTQLTGLPTALKPVIRQEEDENIMPRKKWNALAVPAFASGVSAIVLGFGTNLWLLIGAIVLTLVLAGWSIKRIRRREQAGKGFAIAALLIGVFAALLTIMSIVRYGTEL comes from the coding sequence ATGCGCACGGTCATGCTCTTCTCAGTTCTCCTGCTCATGGCCTGCAGTGGCTCGCGCAGCACCGTACAAGAGCGGCGCATCCAGCATCGCAGGCATTCGAACGGATGGCATATCGATCTGGATGCCCGGCGAAGGGAGCCGCGGACACGGATCCGCGATCTGGAATCCCGCCATGCGAATCTTCCGGTCTTAGCACCCACGGTTGAGGAACGGGCTCCGATCACGGCCGCTGCGACGCCGGCACCTCCGTTCACCGCGACCCTTGCCGATCAACGCGCCATCAAGGAAGCCGTCCGGCGCACGCAACTGACCGGCTTACCAACCGCCCTCAAGCCGGTCATCCGGCAGGAAGAGGACGAGAACATCATGCCCCGCAAGAAGTGGAATGCCTTGGCCGTGCCTGCATTCGCCTCAGGCGTGAGCGCCATCGTGCTGGGCTTCGGCACCAACCTCTGGCTGCTCATTGGCGCAATCGTGCTCACCCTGGTCCTTGCCGGCTGGAGCATCAAGCGCATCCGCAGGCGCGAGCAGGCCGGCAAGGGCTTCGCGATCGCCGCGCTGCTCATCGGCGTATTCGCTGCGCTGCTCACGATCATGAGCATCGTTCGCTACGGCACCGAGCTCTGA
- a CDS encoding PKD domain-containing protein, producing the protein MVAAAQCPQLYDYYGTPSANPQWYSCSGTNFTLVVATPQTLGAYSINWGDGSPVQNGAALMPPMTVTHLYPAAVATYTITFTEIATGCVITGSLTMEQSSSASIQIPVGGLTQVCAPHPVDFINSSTNVSPNTVFTWDFGDGSPILTFDHTNLGQTVTHTYMPGTVDCETTVQLTAENTCNTLQGGASLATFNPIRIWDIDDASIAASATLLCWPDRTVTFANTTDRNCLNQGNIFQRYEYWNFGDYWGTGQDSIIDWTPWPPTFPRVIQYPGIGTYEVMLLDSNYCGIDTALIQITIVPPPSVSLTVAPDTICAGETAFFDETTSGGANYFEWNFGAGAGFQWTGAGDQAHTYNTAGAYTVSYAASIQGATAGCADTASVTVVVLPIPTADFVLDNNAACDSLTVTITDQSVSAIQYSWDFGDGTTSNSPNPPPHFYGAPGTYIIALTVTNALGCTHSFNRTVNVYAPPTVGIQVANLCFGEVAQFTPVIGTDPGNPVTSWVWDFGDGGTDSVEFPAHQYSVAGPYTITLTVNTPYCGNTGTQAVNVQARPNASFTPVPVLGCSPMNVSFTNTSTGAAQHLWLFGDGSTATTTDAAHTFTNLGSTDTVFTVTLIASSLYGCADTATVDITVAPGVFAGFSHNAVPGCAPMDVSFVNSSTGAATYLWDFGDGSTSSTMNPAHTYVNITLFLSIHTVSLTAFSPAGCQAMVTQQVMVYPTPDFSFVAQPDSGCSPLTVTFPSVVGAVSYGWDFGDGSTGTGPSPTHTYFNGTANDQSFGITLVGANAFGCADTATASVLVFPNPIAQISASPLIGCHPFTAQLTNGSTGASSYAWDYGDGLQSDTSATVHGHTWYNFPGPGTISYPVSLTAMTDHGCTSTATANVQVHPQVTAGFVQPPDGCAPHAASFINTSTGASSYQWSFGDLQVSTATSPQHTYFNQGLNDAAFNAQLIATSAFGCSDTIAAPILVHPQPIAQFIPGVLNGCQPLNVPFQDLTIGAVASQWSFGDGSALDTVPGNQSHSYAHASAVPVAFNPQLIATNGFGCSDTSSAAIDVYPAITAAFSVVATGCSPLTVQPQNFSTGASSYQWDMGDGITLVGSNPAHTYVNTTAVDQMRTITLTATSPYGCISVAQQAVVVSPVPQAAFMATPFTQQFPDATVALNNTSSPGNWMHSWDFGDGSASGLQQPGTHTYVTWGTFTITLVVSGTTCSDTATQQVTITPPLPTVSFIGQGEGCAPLTVNFTNTSLLAQSYQWNFGDGGTSTADNPTYIYNVPGVYSVTLTAFGVGGAVNTMTKVDSIVVRPRANAFFVLQPTTVIVPSQPVFTYNLSANADQFTWDFGDGTTSNAFNPTHYYQQAGTFDVMLIADNQWNCPDTFTVVGATTGEASGDLEFPNAFTPGSGPTDGQYDPMGYDNDHFFPKYEGVERYRLEVFNRWGELVFVSEDVRRGWDGWYKGAPAKQDVYVWKCSATFSDGREAVLKGDVTLLR; encoded by the coding sequence ATGGTAGCGGCAGCCCAATGCCCGCAGCTCTATGATTACTACGGGACACCCTCGGCCAATCCGCAGTGGTACAGCTGCAGCGGCACGAACTTCACCTTGGTGGTAGCCACACCGCAGACACTAGGTGCATATAGCATCAACTGGGGCGATGGCAGTCCTGTGCAGAACGGCGCTGCCTTGATGCCGCCCATGACGGTGACGCACCTGTACCCGGCTGCCGTGGCCACCTACACCATAACATTCACCGAGATCGCCACAGGCTGCGTGATCACGGGCAGCCTCACCATGGAGCAGAGCTCCAGCGCCAGCATCCAGATTCCTGTGGGCGGCCTCACCCAGGTATGCGCACCTCATCCGGTGGACTTCATCAACAGCAGCACCAACGTCTCGCCGAACACGGTATTCACGTGGGACTTCGGTGATGGGTCACCGATCCTCACGTTCGACCATACGAATCTCGGACAGACCGTGACGCACACCTACATGCCCGGAACGGTCGACTGCGAGACCACGGTGCAGCTCACCGCCGAGAACACCTGCAACACCCTGCAAGGCGGAGCCTCCCTGGCAACCTTCAATCCCATCCGAATCTGGGATATCGATGACGCCAGCATCGCCGCAAGCGCCACCCTGCTCTGCTGGCCCGACCGCACGGTCACCTTCGCCAACACCACGGACCGCAACTGCCTTAACCAGGGCAACATCTTCCAGCGCTACGAGTACTGGAACTTCGGAGACTACTGGGGCACGGGCCAGGATTCGATCATCGACTGGACGCCTTGGCCGCCGACATTCCCGCGTGTGATCCAGTACCCGGGCATCGGCACTTATGAGGTGATGCTGCTCGACAGCAACTACTGCGGCATCGATACCGCCCTCATCCAGATCACGATCGTACCGCCGCCTTCGGTGTCGCTGACGGTGGCTCCCGATACCATCTGCGCGGGTGAGACGGCCTTCTTCGATGAGACCACTTCCGGCGGGGCCAATTACTTCGAGTGGAACTTCGGCGCAGGTGCAGGCTTTCAATGGACGGGCGCGGGGGACCAAGCGCACACCTACAACACCGCAGGGGCCTACACGGTCTCTTATGCGGCAAGCATCCAAGGCGCAACAGCGGGTTGCGCCGATACGGCATCCGTGACCGTTGTCGTGCTGCCCATCCCCACCGCTGATTTCGTGCTTGACAACAATGCGGCGTGCGACTCGCTCACGGTGACGATCACCGATCAAAGCGTGAGCGCTATCCAGTACTCGTGGGACTTCGGCGATGGCACCACGAGCAACAGCCCGAATCCGCCGCCGCATTTCTACGGTGCGCCCGGCACCTACATCATCGCCCTCACCGTGACCAATGCGCTGGGCTGCACCCACAGTTTCAACCGCACGGTGAACGTGTACGCGCCACCCACCGTGGGCATCCAGGTGGCCAACCTCTGCTTCGGTGAGGTTGCGCAATTCACCCCTGTGATCGGCACCGATCCCGGCAATCCGGTCACGAGCTGGGTCTGGGACTTCGGCGATGGCGGGACGGATTCGGTCGAGTTCCCTGCGCACCAGTACTCGGTGGCGGGTCCCTACACCATCACGCTTACGGTGAACACGCCGTACTGCGGCAACACCGGAACGCAAGCGGTGAATGTGCAAGCACGCCCGAATGCCTCATTCACGCCGGTGCCTGTGCTGGGCTGCTCGCCCATGAACGTGAGCTTCACGAATACGAGCACTGGCGCGGCGCAGCACCTTTGGCTCTTCGGCGATGGCAGCACGGCCACCACCACCGATGCTGCGCACACCTTCACCAACCTCGGCTCCACGGACACGGTCTTCACCGTCACGCTGATCGCAAGCTCGCTCTATGGATGTGCTGATACCGCCACCGTCGACATCACCGTGGCTCCGGGCGTGTTCGCTGGCTTCAGCCACAATGCGGTGCCCGGTTGCGCGCCCATGGATGTGAGTTTCGTGAACAGCAGCACGGGCGCTGCGACCTACTTGTGGGACTTCGGCGATGGCAGCACGAGCTCGACGATGAATCCCGCGCACACGTATGTGAACATCACGTTATTCCTGAGCATCCACACGGTATCGCTCACGGCCTTCTCACCCGCTGGCTGTCAGGCAATGGTGACACAGCAGGTGATGGTCTATCCCACGCCAGACTTCTCGTTCGTGGCGCAACCCGATAGCGGCTGCAGCCCGCTCACGGTCACCTTTCCCAGCGTGGTGGGCGCGGTAAGCTATGGCTGGGACTTCGGTGATGGCAGCACTGGCACCGGTCCTTCGCCGACGCACACCTACTTCAATGGCACAGCCAATGATCAGTCCTTCGGCATCACGCTCGTAGGTGCGAATGCGTTCGGATGCGCGGACACGGCAACTGCGAGCGTGCTGGTTTTCCCGAATCCGATCGCACAGATCTCCGCCTCTCCGCTCATCGGCTGCCATCCGTTCACCGCGCAGCTCACCAACGGGAGCACGGGCGCGAGCAGCTACGCCTGGGATTATGGGGATGGCCTGCAGAGCGATACCTCGGCCACGGTCCATGGGCACACGTGGTACAACTTCCCCGGTCCTGGTACGATCTCTTATCCGGTGAGCCTCACGGCCATGACCGATCATGGCTGCACCAGCACGGCTACGGCTAATGTGCAGGTGCATCCGCAAGTGACGGCGGGCTTCGTTCAGCCCCCTGATGGCTGCGCCCCGCATGCAGCGAGCTTCATCAATACAAGCACTGGTGCGAGCAGCTACCAGTGGAGCTTCGGCGATCTGCAGGTCAGCACTGCTACTTCCCCGCAGCACACCTATTTCAATCAAGGATTGAACGATGCCGCGTTCAACGCCCAGTTGATCGCGACCTCCGCCTTCGGGTGCAGCGATACCATCGCAGCGCCGATCCTGGTGCATCCGCAGCCGATCGCGCAATTCATCCCCGGCGTGCTCAATGGCTGTCAGCCGCTGAACGTGCCCTTCCAGGACCTCACGATCGGTGCGGTGGCCTCGCAATGGAGCTTCGGCGATGGCAGCGCGCTCGATACCGTGCCCGGCAATCAATCGCACAGCTATGCGCACGCGAGCGCTGTCCCGGTCGCCTTCAACCCCCAGCTGATCGCGACGAACGGCTTCGGCTGCAGCGATACTTCGTCCGCGGCGATCGATGTCTACCCGGCGATCACTGCAGCATTCAGCGTTGTCGCCACCGGCTGCTCGCCGCTCACCGTGCAGCCGCAGAACTTCAGCACGGGCGCGAGCAGCTACCAGTGGGACATGGGTGATGGCATCACGCTGGTGGGCAGCAACCCTGCGCATACGTATGTGAACACGACTGCGGTGGACCAGATGCGCACCATCACGCTCACCGCCACTTCGCCCTATGGCTGCATCAGCGTCGCGCAGCAAGCAGTGGTTGTTTCGCCCGTGCCGCAGGCCGCCTTCATGGCCACGCCCTTCACGCAGCAGTTCCCCGATGCCACGGTAGCACTGAACAACACCAGCAGTCCCGGCAATTGGATGCACAGCTGGGATTTCGGTGACGGCAGCGCATCGGGCCTGCAACAGCCCGGCACGCACACCTATGTCACCTGGGGCACCTTCACCATCACTTTGGTGGTGAGCGGCACCACCTGCTCAGACACGGCCACTCAGCAGGTTACCATCACGCCACCGCTGCCTACCGTGAGCTTCATCGGGCAAGGCGAGGGCTGCGCACCGCTGACGGTCAACTTCACGAATACGAGCCTACTGGCGCAGAGCTACCAATGGAACTTCGGGGATGGCGGCACCAGCACGGCCGATAACCCCACCTACATCTACAACGTACCAGGGGTCTATTCCGTGACCCTCACCGCATTCGGCGTGGGAGGCGCGGTGAACACCATGACCAAAGTGGACAGCATCGTCGTACGGCCGAGGGCGAACGCCTTCTTCGTGCTGCAACCCACCACGGTGATCGTGCCTTCGCAGCCGGTCTTCACATACAACCTGAGCGCGAATGCCGATCAATTCACCTGGGACTTCGGCGATGGCACCACCAGCAACGCGTTCAACCCCACGCACTACTACCAGCAGGCAGGCACCTTCGACGTGATGTTGATCGCCGACAATCAATGGAACTGCCCCGACACCTTCACGGTTGTCGGCGCTACCACAGGGGAGGCAAGCGGCGACCTTGAGTTCCCCAATGCCTTCACGCCCGGCAGCGGACCGACCGACGGCCAGTACGACCCCATGGGCTATGACAATGACCACTTCTTCCCGAAGTACGAAGGTGTGGAGCGCTACCGCCTGGAGGTCTTCAACAGGTGGGGCGAGCTGGTCTTCGTGAGCGAGGATGTGCGGCGCGGCTGGGACGGCTGGTACAAAGGCGCACCCGCCAAGCAGGATGTCTATGTCTGGAAATGCAGCGCAACCTTCAGCGATGGCCGGGAAGCCGTACTGAAGGGTGACGTCACCCTTTTACGTTGA
- a CDS encoding tRNA glutamyl-Q synthetase codes for MRATPSISSITEEIAHGIGASIRLRIDDLDAERMRPTFVADVFDSLRWLGIDWQEGPREAADHERNFSQHGRSGRYLEQIDLLKEQGDLYPCTCSRAEHRNGRCPCRSKSLRFDDPRAAWRLRLPQDAEVCIIDLFGMERWLRPAESMPDPVLRQRAELGARPAYQIASLIDDADHGITHIIRGSDLLPSSVCQLYLAERLGLVSFQQAVFLHHPLITDGAGAKLSKSAGAASLKAMRAKGQGPGGLRDQARGLLQAMREEADQSSVP; via the coding sequence ATGCGGGCAACGCCATCAATTTCCTCGATCACTGAAGAAATCGCGCATGGCATCGGCGCCAGCATCCGCCTGCGGATCGATGACCTTGACGCCGAGCGCATGCGGCCCACTTTCGTGGCGGATGTTTTCGATTCGCTCAGGTGGCTCGGCATCGATTGGCAGGAAGGCCCACGCGAAGCGGCGGATCACGAGCGCAACTTCTCCCAGCATGGCCGCAGCGGCCGCTACCTGGAGCAGATCGATTTGCTGAAGGAGCAGGGCGATCTCTATCCCTGCACATGCTCTCGTGCTGAGCATCGCAATGGCCGGTGCCCCTGCCGGAGCAAGTCCCTGCGCTTCGATGACCCGCGTGCCGCGTGGAGGCTCCGATTGCCGCAAGATGCGGAGGTGTGCATCATCGACCTTTTCGGCATGGAGCGTTGGCTGCGTCCCGCTGAGTCCATGCCCGATCCCGTGCTGCGCCAGCGAGCCGAGCTTGGGGCACGGCCTGCGTACCAGATCGCCTCGCTGATCGATGATGCCGATCACGGCATCACGCATATCATCCGGGGCAGCGATTTGCTTCCTTCATCGGTTTGCCAGCTCTACCTCGCGGAGCGGCTTGGTCTGGTGTCCTTTCAACAAGCGGTGTTCCTCCATCATCCGCTCATCACTGATGGCGCAGGCGCCAAGCTCTCGAAGAGCGCAGGCGCTGCATCCCTGAAAGCGATGCGCGCCAAGGGTCAAGGCCCCGGTGGGTTGCGTGATCAGGCAAGGGGCCTGCTTCAAGCAATGCGCGAGGAGGCGGATCAGAGCTCGGTGCCGTAG
- a CDS encoding ABC-F family ATP-binding cassette domain-containing protein gives MNVLSVEKLAKRYGPRQLFQDISFGLEKGQKTAIVARNGTGKSTLLKCIAGVEKPDSGIITFNRGIRAGYLDQSVSMTATHSLVDEMLDQDDPVTNAVRAYEHAVARHLEGAAMQRAIDSMSELNAWDFEAHVQVLLHRFGLRDMEQPVNTLSGGQQKRLAMAKVLIHAPDVLILDEPTNHLDVHMIEQLEDELSAPNLTLLLVTHDRYFLDNVCDEIIEMEFGEFTRFKGNYSYYVEKKALLDEVRDATQQHLRGLMRSELEWVRKMPRARGTKSKSRLDAFDRIKADATRDFSREEVRIDVKTERLGGKVIEVRNLTKGWGERGKPETYKPIVTGFSYSLKRGDRIGIVGPNGIGKSTFLDLLAMRTPPDAGTVSIGDTVMLGTFGQQGLQLTDDKRIIDVVRDIAEIIPLNKGKTLTASGLLERFLFDKEQQWQYVSTLSGGERRRLYLCTVLMRNPNVLILDEPTNDLDIPTLNALEDFLTDLDVCLLIVSHDRFFMDKLCTKLLVFEGDGKIKEWVGSYTELREARNARAGAARKESPDKGVKTVAQGLAVTSPDESARKRLTYAEKLELARIDKEMPKLEARKEELLEVMAKGGNDHHLMMEQSIALERAIAELDRMMDRWLILSEKAG, from the coding sequence ATGAACGTCCTCTCCGTCGAGAAGCTCGCCAAACGCTACGGGCCGCGCCAACTTTTCCAGGATATCTCCTTCGGGTTGGAGAAAGGCCAGAAGACGGCGATCGTAGCTCGCAATGGCACGGGCAAGAGCACCTTGTTGAAGTGCATCGCCGGCGTGGAGAAGCCGGATAGCGGCATCATCACCTTCAACCGGGGGATCCGCGCAGGTTACCTGGACCAGAGCGTGAGCATGACCGCCACCCACAGCCTGGTGGATGAGATGCTGGATCAGGACGACCCTGTGACGAATGCGGTGCGCGCGTACGAGCACGCCGTTGCCCGCCACTTGGAGGGCGCAGCCATGCAGCGCGCCATCGACAGCATGTCGGAGCTGAACGCTTGGGACTTCGAGGCCCATGTTCAGGTGCTGCTGCACCGCTTCGGCCTAAGGGACATGGAGCAGCCGGTGAACACCCTGAGCGGAGGGCAGCAGAAGCGCCTCGCCATGGCAAAGGTGCTCATCCATGCCCCTGATGTGCTGATCCTGGATGAGCCGACGAACCACTTGGACGTGCACATGATCGAGCAGTTGGAGGACGAGCTGAGCGCCCCCAATCTCACACTGCTGCTGGTGACGCACGACCGCTACTTCCTGGATAACGTCTGCGACGAGATCATCGAGATGGAGTTCGGGGAGTTCACGCGATTCAAGGGCAACTACAGCTACTACGTGGAGAAGAAGGCATTGCTCGATGAGGTGCGCGACGCCACGCAGCAGCACTTGCGCGGGCTGATGCGCAGCGAGCTGGAGTGGGTGCGTAAAATGCCTCGTGCACGAGGCACCAAGAGCAAGAGCCGATTGGATGCTTTCGACCGGATCAAGGCCGATGCCACGCGCGACTTCTCACGCGAGGAAGTGAGGATCGACGTCAAGACCGAGCGCCTCGGGGGCAAGGTGATCGAAGTGCGCAACCTCACAAAGGGCTGGGGCGAACGCGGAAAGCCCGAGACCTATAAGCCCATCGTGACCGGCTTCTCCTATTCGCTCAAGCGTGGCGACCGCATCGGCATCGTGGGCCCGAATGGCATCGGCAAAAGCACCTTCCTCGACCTGCTTGCGATGAGGACACCGCCCGATGCGGGCACCGTGAGCATCGGCGATACGGTGATGCTCGGCACCTTCGGCCAGCAAGGGCTGCAGCTCACTGACGATAAGCGCATCATCGATGTGGTGCGCGACATCGCGGAGATCATCCCGTTGAACAAAGGGAAGACGCTGACGGCATCCGGCCTTCTGGAGCGCTTCCTCTTCGACAAAGAGCAGCAATGGCAGTACGTGAGCACGCTCAGCGGTGGCGAGAGGCGGCGCCTTTACCTGTGCACGGTGCTGATGAGGAATCCCAACGTGCTCATCCTCGACGAGCCCACCAATGACCTGGACATCCCCACGCTGAATGCATTGGAGGATTTCCTGACCGATCTGGACGTTTGCCTGCTCATCGTGAGCCACGACCGTTTCTTCATGGATAAGCTCTGCACCAAGCTCCTCGTCTTCGAAGGCGATGGGAAGATCAAAGAGTGGGTGGGCAGCTATACCGAGCTACGAGAGGCCCGGAATGCCCGGGCGGGAGCAGCTCGCAAGGAGAGCCCGGACAAAGGCGTCAAGACCGTTGCGCAGGGCCTCGCGGTGACTTCGCCGGATGAAAGCGCGCGCAAAAGGCTCACTTACGCCGAGAAGCTGGAGCTCGCGCGCATCGATAAAGAGATGCCGAAGCTGGAAGCGCGGAAAGAGGAGCTGCTCGAGGTCATGGCCAAAGGCGGAAACGACCACCATCTGATGATGGAGCAGAGCATTGCGCTCGAGAGGGCAATCGCAGAGCTGGACCGGATGATGGATCGGTGGTTGATCCTATCCGAAAAGGCGGGTTGA